From the genome of Chanodichthys erythropterus isolate Z2021 chromosome 17, ASM2448905v1, whole genome shotgun sequence:
CTCTTGTCCTGTAAAACTGACATGTATGGTCTCAGAGAGATTTACTAtaatataatgtccactacagTGGAAATAAGTCTATTCCTGGTTCCcatgaatattattattattttttattttgtaacttttgtgaaaaaaaaaaaaaaaaaaaaacttttgtccagACAAAATATGAGTTTTGagttaaaatgttaaatcaaGCTGTAAGCCAACAATGTTAAACATGAAACATATCAAGTAATTTACTGTTAGATAACAGTTACTTCAAGTTACTTAATTTTGTTTGTACTGTATCCACAGAAACAGACTATATTGTTATACAAGAGATATATTTATGCATCTCCAATTTCCCAAGCAACTGTTTACAGAAGAAAAGTTTATAAAAAGGtatgtaaatgaaaaaaaaaaatgttatgtacaatataaaaatatgtgtTGGTAGGCTGTTTATACAATGACATTTATGATTATATTACAGTTGACCTGTATCTAAATACTGCCGTTTTTCTTTACTCATTTTATGAAGTTGCACTTACTTTTGGTGTACATTTGTTTCAGATTAATTTTTCAAATCCTACTGTAGAGAAGAGTGAACTTCTAAGCAAAAAAGACTGTAAACAAGATAACAGATAGGAAGATGATGGAAATACAAATGTGGAAGGAGAGGAAAATGATGGAAATAGACGAGAGGATAGAAAGGAAGCTAATGGAAGACGAAATGAGGAAGGTGGGGAGGATGAAGGAAGTGGAAATGAGGAAGGAGAGAAAGATGATGAAAATGGACAAGACAGAGAGGAAGCAGAGGGAAGTGGACATGAGGAAGATGATGGAAGTGGGAATGAGGAAGGAGAGGAAGATGATGGAAGTGGGAATGACGAAGGAGAGGAAGATGATAAAAATGGACAAGACAGAGAGGAAGAAGATGGAAGTGGGAATGAGGAAGGAGAGGAAGATGATGGAAGTGGGAATGAGGAAGATGAGGAAGGAGAGGAAGATGATGGAAGAGGGAATGACGAAGGAGAGGAAGAAGATGGAAGTGAACAAGAAGAACTTGAAGAAGATAGTGGAAGTGAACAAGAAAAGAGAGCAGAAACAGAGAGGAGCCAAGGAAATtcagattcaaaacaaaagaaggTACTGTAACGTAATTATAGGTTATCTATATGCATGGTGTTAATTTATGTTGAATGTGAAAACCAGCTGTCCATGAACAGCACTGTTAGTGTTATTTCTGCTtctgtttttatattgttttccaGCTGTTAATGTGATCAGCCTTATCTTTTATTACAGAATCAACATGATGATGATCCTGTATACCCTGGTGCTCCCCTCACAAAGGGACAGAGCCTGCTTTTACTCATGTCATATGTACTGAGGCACAATTTGACTGGAGTAGCTCTTCAGGATCTGCATACTTTGTTCAATGAACATTTCCCTGGCTTGGTACCGGCAACCTCGTATCTTTTTCATAAAGCAATTTGGCCAGTATGTGCCACATTTTTATTGTATGAACTGTGAAAGCTACATGGGAGCTACTGAGACAGCACCACAAAACTGTTCTTCTtgtaaaactgaatttaaaatagaaaataaccTAAGAGCTGGATCTTACTTTCTTGTGCTTAGTCTAGCAGCCCAAATAGTTGACATTTTGGAGAAACCGgagatacatttaaataaaagggAATCAATTCCAGGCATTGTTTTTGATATTCAATGTGGTGCAGAATATCAAAAAATCAAGCAGAATGGACAAATGGGGGCTGATGACATATCAATCTTGTGGAATTGTGATGGAATTCctgtttttaaaagtaataatgTTCAGAAATGGCCAATCCAGTgtcaaataatttaaatgtcaCCAAAAGATTGTCAAAGGAACATATGCATGCACATCCAAATATGATGACATTTTTAACTGCTTTTATGTCACAGCTCAATGAACTAGAACAGGTTGGAATAAAATGTAGAGCATTTAAGCAAAGTTCATTCCCTCCTCTGCTCCTCTGATTCAGTTGCACGCCCGCTCCTGAGAAACACAAATCAGTTCAATGGCAAATATGGCTGTGACTTCTGCCTCCATTGCGGTGGTGGCCCATATATCTGGGAAACACCAGAGCCACCTTTAAGGACAGTGAGAGATCATTTCCAGCATGCTATGCTGGCAACACCTGCCAATCCAGTAATGGGTGTAAAAGGACCATCCCCTTTGATGGAACTTCAGAGCTTCAACATGGTCACTGGATTCGTTCCAGAGTACCAGCACAGTGTCTGCCTTGGTGTCACTAAACAGATTACATCCCTGTGGCTAGACAGTAAGCACCATAATGAAGACTGGTACCTGGGCTCAAAGGTCAATGACATAGACCAGGGACTGATGGCCATTAACCCACCTTTGGAAGTCACAAGGGTTCCAAGATCTGTGAAAGACAGAAAATTCTGGAAAGCATCTGAATGGAggtcttttttgttgttttatgctTTGCCTGTTTTGAGTGGTATTTTGAAAAAGAAGTACTGGAGTCatctttttttgttagttttttcaATGCACACTCTTCTTCAGGATGCCATCAAAGCAAGCCATGTGGATTTGGCAGAACAAGCTCTTCGAAAGTTTGTGCGTAACTTTATGGTGCTACTAATGTTTCTTTCAATGTGCATTTGTTAATGCACTTAGCAGGAAGTGTGCGCAACTGGGGACCACTGTGGGCAACATCCACATTTCCATTTGAATCATTTAATGGAACTTTACTTAAGTTTTTCAATGGAGCAACACATGTGTCAGATCAAGTAGTGAAGAGATTCCTTAGGTGGAGGGCTCTCTCAACAAAAGCAGGCACTACAATGGCAAATGCTAATGACAACATACAGAAATATTTTGACAAACTCCAAAGTAGGTCTGGCTTAACAAAGAAGTCAAAGAAGTTTCAAGATAATGTCAGAGGTTTTCGCTGCCCAAAGAAAGGTACCACATCTGTGCTGCAGAGGATGGCTATTGAAGATTTTGGGTTAATCTGGGTTATTTTATGACCGTTTCATTTGTAGCAGTGTTGTTTATCATTCCTGTAATAACACGGCTCtaaaaaagagaaataattCTGTTGTACAATTAAGTGATGGAACATTTTGTGAAATTATGACACTGATGGCCTTCACGTGTGAGGATGGGGCATCTTCTGCATCCACCACAAACAGATTCTGTGTTTTAGTAAAAGAGCTTGCCAAGAGTGGAGGAAAGTTTTATCGAGATGTTCAGCTAAATGTATCCtcaacatttataaatgaagTGTCTCGTACCAACTATGTATTTGCTGTTCATCCTCAATCACTCAAACGGAAATGTGTAATGGTTACGTCTAAGGACAAACTGTACGTCATTCCACTTCCGTATTAATGGGGAACTACTTCTGCAGCTTTACAGATATAGATGCCAATTGATgtttttcagctttatttctccCTAAAACTAGTAATGATATGTTACAATCTTTTGAACTGATTATTCGAATGTATTAATGCAGTGTGAGTGAATTTCAATTTTTGGCCATGCAATAAAGCCAGTGTTTACTTTGCTGTAGTGGTTTTACTGCCACTTGTGACATCACAATCTGGTCGCTGccacttttgaaaacattttcttGTTTGCTGTTGGTCTAAAATTTATcatggattattttttattgtacattGTATCTCTCTGTTacattgtataaatatattaaaatacctaaattacaattaaaagaGTAGTCATTTGTACACTGCatgcaatttatttaaaaatgtttaaatgggcttttaattcatttatcttttgttttaatACTTTCTGAAAGCAAGCAATATGTTCAAGTAGTAAAGTGAATTCCATACATACAAGAAGTAAACTTAAAGATTACTCTAAAATTTAACTTCAAATATATTACAACTTCAGGATATTTAATAATGTACTttgaaagtatactttcagtgcattgttacaatGATCATTTTTAGCACACAGTAAAAATACatctcaaatatatttttaaataaagtgcaaataaatacacttttaaaaaataaacagaactttcacttcaagtatatttttcaaaaatatatttttagaaaaaatactaaggtacaattattttaaagtgtgttaaaagttGTACTGTGAAAATATGATgctaatatactttttatatatttaaaaatagtaaATTTTTTGTTAGTATATTTGCAATGCACTATAGAAAaaggaaatatatttaaaatacaataaagtatacttttttttcactagggaacAGCATAGGAAAATGACACAGTGAcaaaagagaagatattgttgaaataaagtcattatttttgttttgtttttgcgcataaaaagtatttgtcgcttcataaaattaaggatGAATTACTGCAGTCACATCGGATATTTTAACGAtgcctttagtacctttctggacctttaaagtggtggttaatttgctgtctatgcaggagTCAggtacctctcggatttcatcaaacatatcctgatttgtgttccgaagatgagtgaaagtcttacggggttggaacaacatgatggtgagtaattaatgacagaattttcatttttgggtgaactaacgcttaAGTTAATCTTTGAATTACTGTAATATGATGGTGCTCAAATGAAAACACAAGGGTCAATAGTAGAGAttgttttcaataaaaaaacaaacaaacaaaaaaaacaacaacaactacaacATACAAAGATTACATCATTGTGTTCAAAAGGTCATCAAAGCTCTCGAGTGAATCAGGCAGCCAATTATCTCTGCAGCATGACAGAATAAGGATGAGCACTGGATTTACAGCTCTATATTTAAAAGTAGCTCACAAGCATTCAGACAGTCACTGTCATTGTTTGCTTTGACTCTAAagctttatgtttatttatacagGTTTGTGATTCAAATCATTATGCTCAAATTTATATGCAACTTTTTCTAGCATTTGAAAATAACTGTTAAATGTGTGaacttacatttttttcttatgtatTTTTCTTAtggtaatttatattttcagtttgtgCAAAACAACAAATGCAAAGTTACCATGAGTTCTGTAAATGTAAGTTTTTCACAGAATATCTCGATTGTTCATCCTCAATACTTTTTTATCATTGGACTTTCAGGAATACCACATAGCACTTAttactatatatttttatttatgatttattttgttactaTCTTTGGGAACTCAGTAGTTCTTCTCATTATAGCTCTTCACCGGAGCCTGCACAGTCCAAAGTACATTGGCGTGTTTAACTTGGCCTTGGCTGATATTGGTGAAACTAATGCACTGATTCCTAACATGATGAGGACTTTTCTGTTTGACTCACAGTACATCTCATACAATGCTTGTTTGgcaaacatgttttttgtgTTCTTCTTCAGTAGTTTGCAAAGTGTCACTCTTCTTGTCCTGGCATATGATCGCTTCATTGCAATTTGTTTGCCATTAAgatatcatgcaattgtgaaCAATACCAGTATGTCTTTAGTTTTTCCAGCAATATGGGCATTTAATTCTTCTATGGTGGCCTTGATGGTGTCTTTGATCACCCGACTTTCAATTTGCAAATCCAATGTAATACAGAGTTATTTTTGTGATCATGGGCCAGTGTATAGGTTGGCATGTAATGACTATAACCTTAATAAGTCTGTGGGATTTGTCATCACATCTTTATACCTTATAGCACCTATGGTCATTATATTCCTGTCATATTTGGGCATTTTTCTTGCTTTAAGCAGAATTACAACTTGGGAAAGACGTTTAAAAGCGCTTAAGACCTGTGTTTCACACCTGTTGTTAGTAGGGATTTATTTCTTCCCGATATGCTTCACATACCTAGCACAACTCTTGCTTGCTCTCACTCCCAATGGCAGAGTCATTAGCACATCTCTGGCATATGTTGTTCCACCAATGCTAAATCCCatcatttatgttttaaacaCAGCTGAAATCAAAATCTTATTGCGAAAAATGCTTGACAACAGATCTTCACCAATTAgagataatattttaaaatgactgcaattttttttttttttttttttaattcttaatATTTATGATAATATAGAAATAAAAGCATCATCAGTACTGGGACTGCATGTATGTGTTGGTGAATAGCAGTTATATGGTATTTATGTACTTGTTTATTTATGAATCAGTTGTTTTCAAGTGTATATATGTACTGATTGTGGTCTTACTGACATCGAGGCAAAACTTGAAAAGGAAGAATATTTTATAATGCAATTTGTTAACAATTATTGTTgtgtttacttattttatgttaCTCTGGGGGTTTCAGCCACCAAAATTGTATTAGCTTTCATCTTTCACTCTTAGTAGTGggtaaattcaaataaatgttttgttgttgttgttttgttgaaGAAAAATGTGACATATAAACAATATTTGacacataaaaaatatttgaataaataaaataacatttataatattttcatCTTTGAACTTCTTATAAAGGTGTCCATTTACATATGAGGTTTATTTTTGGTCACCACTAAACTGATTGTTGATATTAATTgataaaataaagataataaatttACACAAAATTAATTATTCTCTATTGTAGAGAATTATTGCTGTTATATGCCACTTACATGCTGACACGAGTAGCACTTTAGTAGTAATGCCATTTTGTAAATACAAAGGCCTTCAGCTTTCATTCATGACAATGAAAATGtacctaaatatttaaaaattaacagTAAGTATGGAAAATACAGACTATTTCCAAAGTCatttaaatgatattttatGAGAAAAATATCTTTATCCAAGTCGATATCACAATGCAAATTAAGGGTTTTCACAAGTTTGCCATTCAGTCTGAATGGTTAATGGTAAAACAAACTTGGCTTGCTGTCCTCGCAGAGGCTCGACCCGAGGCTCAGCTCGAGCTCCGAGTTAAACCCCCCTATTACAGTACTGCGTGTAGGGAGAATAAGAGAAATAGAGGAGGAGGTAGGaaggaggagggatgctggaagaaTTGTCGCTGGGATGACGCAGTGACTGCTGCTTATATACGCTtgtaatgatgattgacaggactgaATGTTTAGGCTCCTCCCGAACCTAAGTTTGGAACTACATCTAATGTCACACTCTCAACTGCATGAATTCTGTTTACTCTAGTCCTTCACTGCCATAGCAATATTTTAATAagagtttgtttttgtgtaaaaCCCAGcgatcaatacttttattactATCAACACAATACAATGTTGCATTGCAGATATCAGGGCACATAATAGACTAACATATGTTCATCCTTGAATTACTGTAACAATATGCACAAATGAGAACACAAAGATCAATTGTTGTGAAGATGTTTGCTAACCAGTAAAAAAATAGATCAGATAACTTTatactactattactactactactactacttataataataacaaatataaaagatgatacatttaaattttggtgaaaatctgCGCAACGGTCTGGGAGGagttaaaaaaaggtttttaaagaaaaacaatatggcggacaggaagtttagccgactatggcaaatttgatatctgtgTTCTCAGCGTTACCCAAGGAAtcaactgagaccagtttcattaatGAGTTtaaatagtcaaaagttattagcatttttgtaaatattgttacaacttttgaccacaaggtggcgctggtcgaaacttctcaggctttttcagggcattgtgctgatgactcATACCGAGTTTCATTAAGATGCGCTAAtgtgttcgtaaaatacagcattttagcacaaaattcaaaatggctgacagcgataaagcgttgcagagatacagccttacgtCTATTTTCACAAGCACTACATACAATTAGTTTGCGTGTGTTTAGAAAAAAATGGTTTGAGGAATCGACTTGAACAACAAAGTGAACAGGTACTCAGACAGTGATCATCAGTGAGGGGgacattactttaaaaaagtaatcagttatagttactagttacttctcacaaatagtaactgagttacatcattataaaagtaactaattaccagggaaagtaactattgcattactttaaaaaaatccaGATAACTTGgatgcccccaatattaaatataagtctaaaaataaattatgcttgaTCCTACTCATGACTCATGATCAGCTCTTGCTCACGGCATGACATCtttctctgtactgtactaCGTGTtagtagccattaaagaaaacgtaggccacgttcacacaacagcagaatacggttgtcagtcctgtatttggccacgttcacactgtcagtttttgggattgacaactgcatttacttacaggtgtgagtctTGAAATGTCCCAGCCAACATGTCCATGTGGGCCCCACATGGGTTTTATCTGGGCTATATGGGCATCATCTGGGCATGGGTTCAGAGTGGGCACATTGATGGGCTGAATGTGGGCCCCattttgaatacattttggggCCCAATTAGGTTGCCCACATTGTTAATATGAGGGTTCCATATGGGCCATATTTGGGCTTTATTTAGAattgtaaaattttattttttacagctTAACCCTAACAGCTTAACCCTAACAACTGGTTACATTTATTCAATTTTAgtatttcatgttttatagcatatattatatatatatatatatatatatatatatatatatatatatatatatatatatatatatatatatattaaaaaagaaaaactgaaatatcacatggtacTAAGTATTCAAACACTTTGCtttgacactcatatatttaactggGGTGCtatccatttcttctgatcatccttgagatggttctacaccttcatttgagtccagctgtgtttgattatactgattggacttgattaggaaagccacacacctgtctatataagaccttacagctcacagtgcatgtcagagcaaatgagaatcatgaggtcaaaggaactgcctgaagagctcagagacagaactgtggcaaggcacagatctggccaaggttacaaaaacaattctgctgcacttaaggttcctaagagcaccagtggcctccataatccttaaatggaagacttTTGAgacaaccagaacccttcctagagctggccgtcctgccaaactgagctatcgggagagaatagccttggtgagagaggtaaagaagaacccaaagatcactgtggctgagctccagagatgcagtcgggagacgggagaaagttgtagaaagtcaaccatcactgcggCCCTCCACCAGTGGGaactttatggcagagtggcccgacggaagcctctcctcagtgcaagacacatgaaagcctgcatggagtttgctaaaaaacacctgaaggactccaagatggtgagaaataagattctctggtctgatgagaccaagatagaactttttggccttaattctaagcggtatgtgtggagaaaaccaggcactgctcatcacctgtacaatacagtcccaacagtgaagcatggtggtcatactgtgggggtgtttttcagctgcagggacaggacgactggttacaatcaagggaaagatgaatgcagccaagtacagggatatcctggaggaaaaccttctccagagtgctcaggacctcagactgggctgaaggtttaccttccaacaagacaatgaccctaggcacacagctaaaataacgaaggagtggcttcacaacaactccgtgactgttcttgaatggcccagccagagccctgacttaaacccaattagCCTTTCGCCGGCCCCTCACACGAAAGCACAACGTGAGCAGTGCCTACAATGGATAAAACAGTGTGGACAGCCCCACTCCCAGTTAAATGAATCGAACATTACAAAGCATAAATACGTCTGCTCAAAGGTAAGGCTAACAGCTAACTAGTTACCGTGTTGTCTAGATCTACTAACTAGAGGCAAGAACACAAATTGGACCAAAGTCATTGTGTTCAACATAATTCACAACTAGGAAATAGCTTTGGCTTAGTTAAAGGTGCATaacagataataaaataaaataaaatggatatCTGAATGccttatattttgttttatgtatttcattttattattttatctgttaTGCACCTTTTAAGCCAAAGCAATTTTCTATTTGTGAATTCTGTTAATCAACAATGGAAATAAaacattctgattctgattctcaAAACGGCTATTCTCAAAACAACAGAGAAATGTTATTTAGCTTTGAATGGCTTTGACGCACGTTTAGCTAGCTAACATACCATTGTATTTGAACAAAATAGCTACTCGCAATAGACAATAATAGACCATAACATATGAAAGAGAACTTACCCAGCAGTGCAAGAGCATGACTGGTCCACAAGGCTGTGCTGGTTGCATTTGAGGTACAGGTCATGGGGTTTCTCAGATTTCGCTTGAGACCGGTAAGCATTAGCCTCGTCGTTAGCCTAGTCGTGTCTCCTTCATTgcgtatttttatattttgaatgtatCATTCCACTGCATACTGTAACCCCTTTTGCCTCGATCTGGAGGATATCGCGGAGGTATTGCTCCAAAAAAGGTCACTGACAAGCACGGGTATACCTCTTCCCGTCATGGCAATCTGACGCGCTGGTCGTGTTTGaccatttcacgagttcacatataCATATGATTAGATAGAGAGAgtaatgcgtatttggcgtgctgtccagggggagggctccgagctcggaattttggcccgaacccagagtactccccccggaTGTGGTTATGAGAGATGGAATttagaagtgaggagatggggtggtggagggatgctgataaactgtcAAACGAACGGAGGTAAGTCTGCCGTATATATACCTCCATTGGTTGATTAGCTGAATGCTTTCCACCTGTGATGATTAGTCTAATAATCTGCACCTGttcctcccgaattttgttaataaacatCATTTGTTTGTCGGACGTAgtaacagtaactaaggggggcggggctcggcgaaaggctaattgagcatctctggagagacctaa
Proteins encoded in this window:
- the LOC137004821 gene encoding olfactory receptor 52E8-like, coding for MSSVNVSFSQNISIVHPQYFFIIGLSGIPHSTYYYIFLFMIYFVTIFGNSVVLLIIALHRSLHSPKYIGVFNLALADIGETNALIPNMMRTFLFDSQYISYNACLANMFFVFFFSSLQSVTLLVLAYDRFIAICLPLRYHAIVNNTSMSLVFPAIWAFNSSMVALMVSLITRLSICKSNVIQSYFCDHGPVYRLACNDYNLNKSVGFVITSLYLIAPMVIIFLSYLGIFLALSRITTWERRLKALKTCVSHLLLVGIYFFPICFTYLAQLLLALTPNGRVISTSLAYVVPPMLNPIIYVLNTAEIKILLRKMLDNRSSPIRDNILK